The following proteins are co-located in the Tardibacter chloracetimidivorans genome:
- the hisD gene encoding histidinol dehydrogenase: protein MRLDSSDPGFADAFEALVSARREPATDVASGVAAILADVRARGDAALHELTLRFDRIDLDQAGWSVPREARQAALQGLEPDLRAALELAAERIRAYHAGQKPEDRDETDAAGVRMGARWTAVESAGLYVPGGLASYPSSVLMNAIPAKVAGVDRLTMVTPTPDGRLNPLVLAAAEIAGVDEVWRAGGAQAIAALAYGTGRIRSVDVVVGPGNAWVAEAKRQLYGTVGIDMVAGPSEILVVADGRNDPDWIAADLLSQAEHDATAQSILFTDDAAFADAVSAAVERQLAGLSTENTARPSWANFGAIVLFDDLARTPPYIDRLAPEHLELAVDDPEAIFGHVRHAGSVFMGRHTPEAVGDYVGGPNHVLPTGRRARFSSGLSVTDFMKRTSFLACSPESLGKIGPAAVSLAQAEGLPAHARSVAIRLGL from the coding sequence ATGCGGCTTGATTCCAGCGATCCGGGCTTTGCCGATGCTTTCGAAGCGCTGGTCTCAGCACGGCGTGAGCCCGCGACCGATGTCGCATCGGGCGTGGCCGCCATTCTTGCCGATGTCCGGGCGCGCGGCGACGCTGCGCTTCATGAGCTGACGCTCAGGTTTGACCGCATCGACCTGGACCAGGCGGGCTGGAGCGTGCCTCGCGAAGCGCGTCAGGCAGCACTGCAGGGGCTTGAGCCCGATCTGCGCGCCGCGCTGGAACTGGCGGCGGAACGGATCCGCGCCTATCACGCCGGGCAGAAGCCCGAAGATCGCGACGAAACCGACGCGGCGGGCGTCCGTATGGGCGCGCGCTGGACGGCGGTTGAATCGGCCGGGCTCTATGTGCCGGGCGGGCTGGCGAGCTATCCCTCTTCCGTCCTGATGAACGCGATTCCGGCGAAGGTCGCAGGCGTGGACCGGCTGACGATGGTGACGCCGACGCCCGACGGGCGGCTCAACCCGCTGGTGCTGGCCGCCGCCGAGATCGCGGGCGTGGACGAGGTCTGGCGGGCGGGCGGCGCGCAGGCGATTGCCGCCCTTGCCTATGGCACGGGCCGGATCAGGTCCGTCGATGTCGTGGTGGGCCCCGGCAATGCCTGGGTGGCGGAGGCCAAGCGCCAGCTTTACGGCACGGTCGGAATCGACATGGTGGCCGGGCCTTCGGAAATCCTCGTCGTCGCCGACGGCCGGAACGACCCCGATTGGATCGCAGCCGACCTGCTGAGCCAGGCGGAGCATGACGCGACCGCCCAGTCCATCTTGTTCACCGATGACGCGGCTTTCGCCGATGCGGTGTCGGCGGCCGTCGAACGGCAATTGGCAGGGCTTTCGACCGAGAACACCGCGCGCCCAAGCTGGGCCAATTTCGGCGCGATCGTCCTGTTCGACGATCTGGCGCGGACCCCGCCCTATATCGACCGGCTTGCGCCCGAGCATCTGGAGCTTGCGGTCGATGACCCCGAAGCGATCTTCGGGCACGTGCGCCATGCCGGATCGGTGTTCATGGGCCGCCATACGCCGGAAGCGGTGGGCGATTATGTCGGCGGGCCGAACCATGTGCTGCCCACCGGCCGCCGCGCCCGCTTTTCATCGGGCCTGTCCGTCACCGATTTCATGAAGCGGACGAGCTTTCTCGCCTGTTCGCCCGAATCGCTCGGCAAGATCGGCCCGGCCGCGGTCAGCCTTGCGCAAGCCGAAGGCCTTCCCGCCCACGCCAGATCGGTGGCGATCCGGCTGGGGCTCTGA
- a CDS encoding S8 family peptidase, producing the protein MALRVNTSAMRLGFALCLFASLGSCGGGGGSGGGVSSTPTPPSGGSPAPTIEYDTAEYQRSTGSVAMDAIAAYDAGATGSGITVAVIDSGIDTGSAEFSGRISAASRDMISSRNSLKDENGHGTAVSGIIGAARNDSQIMGVAFNSTLLALRTDSPGTCTPTGCSHYDSDIGAAVDVAVQNGAKVINLSLGGGAPGSVLVNAIARAADAGVIVVVAAGNGGSDNIGDANPDDFALVANMGSSKNMVIIAGSHNEAGTALSGFSNAAGSGQQHYLVALGESVRSINHEGTAVAGDGTSFATPQIAGAAALLAQAFPHLSGAQIVDILFDSAIDLGATGTDNVFGRGKLSLTKAFAPQGQTSLAASSTPVSLTDNGSLGAPMGDAGRTGAALGGAIILDGYSRAYAVNLAATLSRTPVSQSLTGRLGDVSRSFSGGSGDVMVSISFRKDASSAQPWVGLAQAGLSAEDARIARTTAGAVVSRIAPGSTVAFGFSETGLGLFDRISGRITPAFLIANDPQATPGFEHRRGDAMAFRQALGAFNVTAALERGDAITWQAKREERRPYSLASVRLDRSFGPLSLNLGLGVLDEEQTLLGASLGPVFGVSGATTRLADAAVSLDLTGKWTLSASVRQGWTDPRATGGLVTGGDIRTRGFAVDLSGYDVLAAGDSFGLRVSQPLRVEGGGLKLAVPVAYDYLTGSVSTEARQMALSSSGREIDVEASYGFSLGGGRMDANAYWRKDPGHIAGAPNDTGVALRYRLDF; encoded by the coding sequence ATGGCTTTGAGGGTCAACACATCGGCAATGCGGCTGGGCTTTGCGCTATGCCTGTTCGCATCGCTCGGCTCCTGCGGCGGTGGCGGAGGAAGCGGGGGCGGCGTCAGTTCCACGCCCACTCCCCCGAGCGGCGGATCGCCCGCCCCGACCATCGAATACGACACGGCAGAATATCAGCGATCCACTGGCTCTGTCGCGATGGACGCGATCGCCGCCTATGACGCGGGCGCGACCGGCAGCGGCATCACCGTCGCGGTGATCGACAGCGGAATCGACACGGGCAGCGCCGAGTTTTCGGGCCGAATTTCCGCGGCGTCGCGCGACATGATCAGCTCGCGCAACAGCCTGAAGGACGAGAACGGCCACGGCACGGCCGTCAGCGGCATCATCGGCGCGGCGCGCAACGACAGCCAGATCATGGGCGTGGCGTTCAACTCCACCCTGCTTGCCCTGCGCACCGATTCGCCCGGCACCTGCACGCCGACCGGCTGCAGTCATTATGACAGCGACATCGGGGCGGCAGTCGACGTCGCTGTCCAGAACGGCGCGAAGGTCATCAACCTGTCGCTTGGCGGCGGTGCTCCCGGCTCGGTGCTCGTAAATGCCATTGCCCGCGCAGCCGATGCAGGCGTGATCGTCGTAGTCGCGGCCGGGAATGGTGGTAGCGACAATATCGGCGATGCCAATCCCGACGATTTCGCATTGGTTGCCAATATGGGCAGTTCGAAGAATATGGTGATCATCGCCGGTTCCCATAATGAAGCGGGAACGGCTCTTTCCGGCTTCAGCAATGCAGCAGGCAGCGGACAGCAGCATTATCTGGTCGCGCTGGGGGAAAGTGTCCGCTCGATCAACCATGAAGGAACGGCCGTTGCGGGCGACGGCACATCCTTCGCCACGCCCCAGATCGCGGGCGCGGCGGCGCTGCTGGCGCAGGCCTTTCCCCATCTGAGCGGCGCGCAGATCGTCGACATTCTCTTTGACAGCGCGATCGATCTGGGCGCGACGGGCACCGATAATGTGTTCGGGCGCGGCAAGCTGTCGCTGACCAAGGCGTTCGCTCCGCAGGGGCAGACGTCGCTTGCGGCCTCCTCCACCCCTGTCTCGCTCACCGACAACGGCAGCCTTGGCGCGCCGATGGGCGATGCCGGACGCACCGGCGCGGCGCTTGGCGGTGCGATCATCCTCGACGGCTATTCGCGGGCCTATGCGGTCAATCTCGCGGCAACGCTCTCGCGCACGCCGGTCAGCCAGAGCCTGACCGGCCGCCTTGGCGACGTGAGCCGCTCCTTTTCGGGCGGCAGCGGCGATGTGATGGTCTCGATCTCCTTCAGGAAGGATGCGTCCAGCGCCCAGCCCTGGGTTGGCCTTGCACAGGCGGGCCTGTCGGCCGAGGATGCGCGGATCGCCCGTACGACGGCGGGTGCGGTCGTCAGCCGCATCGCGCCGGGATCGACCGTCGCCTTCGGTTTTTCCGAAACCGGGCTTGGCCTGTTCGACCGCATTTCCGGCCGGATCACGCCCGCCTTCCTCATTGCCAACGATCCGCAGGCAACCCCGGGCTTCGAGCATCGCCGGGGTGACGCCATGGCGTTTCGTCAGGCGCTGGGCGCGTTCAACGTAACGGCGGCTCTCGAGCGCGGCGATGCAATCACCTGGCAGGCAAAGCGCGAGGAGCGTCGCCCCTATTCGCTCGCCAGCGTCCGGCTGGACCGCAGCTTTGGTCCGCTCTCGCTCAACCTGGGGCTTGGCGTTCTGGATGAGGAGCAAACGCTGCTCGGCGCAAGCCTTGGCCCTGTGTTCGGCGTTTCCGGCGCGACCACCCGGCTTGCCGATGCCGCCGTCTCGCTGGATCTGACCGGCAAGTGGACGCTTTCTGCCAGCGTCCGTCAGGGCTGGACCGATCCGCGCGCCACCGGCGGGCTTGTGACCGGCGGCGACATCCGCACGCGCGGCTTTGCGGTCGATCTTTCCGGATATGACGTGCTTGCCGCTGGGGACAGCTTCGGTCTGCGCGTCTCACAGCCGCTCCGCGTCGAAGGCGGTGGGCTGAAGCTCGCCGTGCCGGTCGCCTATGACTATCTGACCGGCAGCGTCTCGACCGAGGCGCGCCAGATGGCGCTGTCGTCGTCCGGGCGCGAGATCGACGTCGAGGCGAGCTATGGCTTTTCGCTTGGCGGCGGCCGGATGGACGCCAACGCCTATTGGCGCAAGGACCCGGGCCATATCGCGGGCGCACCGAACGACACCGGCGTGGCGCTGCGCTATCGGCTCGATTTCTGA
- a CDS encoding pyrimidine 5'-nucleotidase — protein sequence MPAAPASLPLDHVDAWIFDLDNTLYPPEADIFAQIDERMGRFIADLLDCDRVEARRIQKDYFHTHGTTLSGLMTHHKVAPHDFLDFVHDVDLTVLDADPLLVAAIAGLPGRKFIFTNGDAPYAVRVLDRLGLGQSFEAIHDIHACGYAPKPTLSAYHGMIDSFGIDPARSLFVEDMARNLKPAKALGMTTVWINNGSERGAHEADPDFIDIEITDLGQWLGSIQRRTS from the coding sequence ATGCCAGCCGCTCCCGCCTCGCTTCCGCTCGACCATGTCGATGCGTGGATATTCGACCTCGACAACACGCTCTATCCGCCCGAGGCCGATATCTTCGCGCAGATCGACGAGCGCATGGGCCGGTTCATCGCCGATCTTCTGGACTGCGACAGGGTGGAGGCGCGGCGCATACAGAAGGATTATTTCCACACGCACGGCACCACGCTTTCGGGGCTGATGACGCACCACAAAGTCGCGCCGCACGACTTTCTGGATTTCGTCCATGACGTGGACCTGACCGTTCTCGACGCCGATCCGCTGCTGGTGGCGGCGATCGCCGGGCTTCCCGGCCGCAAGTTCATCTTCACCAACGGCGACGCGCCCTATGCGGTGCGGGTGCTTGACCGGCTGGGCCTGGGGCAGAGCTTCGAGGCGATCCACGACATCCACGCCTGCGGCTATGCGCCCAAGCCAACACTCAGCGCCTATCACGGCATGATCGACAGTTTCGGCATCGATCCGGCGCGGTCGCTGTTCGTCGAGGACATGGCCCGCAACCTGAAACCGGCCAAGGCGTTGGGCATGACGACGGTTTGGATAAATAACGGCTCGGAGCGCGGCGCGCACGAGGCCGACCCGGACTTCATCGACATCGAAATCACCGATCTGGGCCAGTGGCTCGGGTCGATACAGCGGAGGACATCATGA
- the dapD gene encoding 2,3,4,5-tetrahydropyridine-2,6-dicarboxylate N-succinyltransferase codes for MSEQLKSVIEAAWEARDQVSAATRGEVREAVDAALSGLDNGSFRVAEKGAGGWTVNQWLKKAVLLSFRLNDMGLIAGGPGLTTHWWDKVPSKFEGWSEADFRQAGFRAVPGSIVRRGAYVAPGAVLMPSFVNLGAHVGEGTMVDTWATVGSCAQIGMNVHLSGGVGIGGVLEPLQAGPVIIEDNCFIGARSEVAEGVVIEEGAVLSMGVYLGASTKIVDRATGEVFTGRVPSYAVVVPGTLPGKPLPDGTPGPGLYCAVIVKRVDAQTRSKTGINELLRD; via the coding sequence ATGAGCGAACAACTGAAATCCGTCATCGAGGCCGCGTGGGAAGCGCGCGATCAGGTGAGCGCGGCCACGCGCGGCGAAGTGCGCGAGGCGGTGGACGCCGCGCTGTCGGGCCTCGACAACGGCAGCTTCCGCGTGGCCGAAAAGGGCGCTGGCGGGTGGACGGTCAACCAGTGGCTCAAAAAGGCGGTGCTGCTTTCCTTCAGGCTCAACGACATGGGGCTCATCGCAGGCGGGCCGGGCCTCACCACCCATTGGTGGGACAAGGTGCCGTCGAAGTTCGAGGGCTGGAGCGAGGCCGATTTCAGGCAGGCGGGTTTTCGCGCCGTTCCCGGCTCGATCGTGCGGCGCGGCGCCTATGTCGCGCCGGGCGCGGTGCTAATGCCCAGCTTCGTCAACCTGGGCGCCCATGTCGGCGAAGGCACGATGGTGGACACATGGGCGACGGTCGGTTCCTGCGCCCAGATCGGCATGAATGTGCACCTGTCGGGCGGCGTCGGCATCGGCGGCGTGCTGGAGCCGTTGCAGGCGGGGCCGGTCATCATCGAGGACAATTGCTTCATCGGCGCGCGGTCGGAAGTGGCCGAAGGCGTGGTGATCGAAGAGGGCGCGGTGCTTTCGATGGGCGTCTATCTGGGCGCTTCCACCAAGATCGTCGACCGGGCGACGGGCGAGGTCTTCACCGGCCGCGTGCCGAGCTATGCAGTGGTGGTTCCGGGCACGCTTCCCGGCAAGCCGCTTCCCGACGGCACGCCCGGACCGGGCCTCTACTGCGCCGTCATCGTCAAGCGGGTGGACGCGCAGACCCGCTCCAAGACCGGCATCAACGAGCTGCTGCGGGATTAG
- a CDS encoding VOC family protein yields the protein MEQRLSLVTLGVADLADSIRFYEALGWTRAMKAAEGVAFFQMGGIGLSLYPVQDLCAEAGVHWRGHGGFGGIALSHNVRTRAEVDEAVAAWTRAGGAVTHAARDMAWGGYCAHVADPDGNIWEIAWNPGFPIDEAGAIAIPL from the coding sequence ATGGAGCAACGACTTAGCCTCGTCACGCTGGGCGTCGCCGATCTGGCCGACAGCATCCGCTTTTACGAGGCGCTGGGCTGGACCCGCGCGATGAAGGCGGCGGAAGGGGTCGCCTTCTTCCAGATGGGCGGGATCGGCCTGTCGCTTTATCCGGTGCAGGATTTGTGCGCCGAGGCGGGCGTCCACTGGCGCGGCCATGGAGGCTTTGGCGGGATCGCTTTGTCGCACAATGTCCGCACCCGCGCGGAGGTGGACGAGGCGGTGGCCGCGTGGACCAGGGCGGGTGGCGCAGTCACCCATGCGGCGCGCGACATGGCATGGGGCGGCTATTGCGCCCATGTCGCAGATCCGGACGGCAATATCTGGGAAATCGCGTGGAACCCCGGCTTCCCGATCGATGAAGCCGGGGCCATCGCAATTCCGCTCTAA
- a CDS encoding TlpA family protein disulfide reductase: MRLIIAALLTLALAGCDKGKQDQPQEQASIARIDRSLAGQEAPATPFLGPQDQPVTLAAFRGKPLIVNLWATWCAPCLTEMPSLDRLAGRLGGKAQLIVLSVDLEGRKAVTPYFQKMEFRHLKPYLDKENVIPLAVKAAGLPVTLIYDAQGKEVLRVNGPLEWDGPKGKALVEEAVKGTSDGATT, encoded by the coding sequence ATGCGCTTGATAATCGCGGCTCTCCTTACGCTCGCTCTGGCTGGATGCGATAAGGGCAAACAGGATCAGCCGCAAGAACAGGCGTCGATCGCTCGCATCGATCGCAGCCTGGCCGGGCAGGAAGCGCCCGCGACGCCCTTCCTCGGGCCGCAGGATCAGCCGGTGACGCTGGCCGCCTTCCGGGGCAAGCCGCTGATCGTCAATCTCTGGGCGACATGGTGCGCCCCCTGCCTCACCGAAATGCCTTCGCTGGACCGGCTGGCGGGCCGGCTTGGGGGCAAGGCGCAGCTCATCGTGCTTTCGGTGGACCTGGAAGGGCGCAAGGCGGTGACTCCCTATTTCCAGAAGATGGAGTTCCGGCACCTCAAGCCCTATCTCGACAAGGAAAATGTGATCCCGCTGGCGGTGAAGGCGGCCGGGCTGCCGGTGACGCTGATCTACGACGCCCAAGGCAAGGAAGTGCTGCGTGTCAACGGGCCGTTGGAATGGGATGGCCCCAAGGGCAAGGCGCTGGTGGAAGAGGCGGTGAAGGGAACATCCGATGGAGCAACGACTTAG
- the argH gene encoding argininosuccinate lyase: MWGGRFAEGPSAVMREINASIPFDKRLWKQDLRGSVAHCQMLKAKGIIDAADADIILDGLAKIEAEYEAGGLVENLALEDIHMHVESRLAELIGPAAGRLHTARSRNDQVATDFRLWVRDSIDAITGGLEAYAQALLRRAEEHADTVIPGFTHLQVAQPVTLGHHLMAYHEMARRDLGRFADARARLNECPLGAAALAGTGFPTDRFMTAKALGFDRPTANSLDSVSDRDFAIEFLTSAVQASLHLSRLAEEIIIWASQPYGFVKLPDSYSTGSSIMPQKRNPDAAELVRGHAGRILGCMTSLMVTMKGLPLAYSKDMQDDKPPVFEAYDLLALSIAAMTGMIDEIAFVPERMRAAAAGGFSTATDLADWLAREAGVPFREAHHITGRAVKAAEDAGVMLPDLPLETLAAIDARIDRRVYDVLSVEASVASRKSHGGTAPDQVRARIAEAKQQWEKR; this comes from the coding sequence CTGTGGGGCGGCCGGTTCGCCGAAGGGCCGTCCGCTGTCATGCGTGAGATTAACGCCTCGATCCCGTTCGACAAGCGCTTGTGGAAGCAGGATTTGCGCGGCTCCGTCGCGCACTGCCAAATGCTGAAGGCAAAAGGCATCATCGACGCCGCCGACGCCGACATTATTCTTGACGGCCTTGCGAAGATCGAGGCCGAATATGAGGCGGGCGGGCTGGTCGAAAATCTCGCGCTTGAAGACATTCACATGCACGTCGAGTCGCGGCTGGCCGAGCTGATCGGCCCGGCGGCGGGCAGGCTGCACACCGCGCGCTCGCGCAACGATCAGGTGGCGACCGACTTTCGCCTGTGGGTGCGCGATTCGATCGACGCGATCACGGGCGGGCTGGAAGCCTATGCGCAGGCATTGCTGCGGCGGGCGGAGGAGCATGCGGATACCGTCATTCCGGGCTTTACCCATCTGCAGGTGGCGCAGCCGGTGACGCTGGGCCATCATCTGATGGCCTATCATGAAATGGCGCGCCGCGACCTTGGCCGCTTTGCCGATGCGCGGGCGCGGCTGAACGAATGCCCGCTTGGCGCGGCGGCGCTTGCCGGAACCGGCTTTCCGACCGACCGCTTCATGACGGCAAAGGCGCTTGGCTTCGACCGGCCGACCGCCAATTCGCTCGACAGCGTGTCGGATCGCGATTTCGCCATCGAGTTTCTGACCAGCGCCGTGCAGGCCTCGCTCCACCTGTCGCGGCTGGCCGAGGAGATCATCATCTGGGCGTCGCAGCCCTATGGCTTCGTCAAGCTGCCCGACAGCTATTCGACCGGCTCGTCGATCATGCCGCAGAAGCGCAACCCCGACGCGGCCGAGCTGGTGCGCGGCCATGCAGGCCGCATCCTTGGCTGCATGACGTCATTGATGGTGACGATGAAGGGCCTGCCGCTCGCCTATTCGAAGGACATGCAGGACGACAAGCCGCCGGTGTTCGAGGCCTATGACCTGCTGGCGCTCTCCATCGCCGCAATGACCGGCATGATCGACGAGATCGCCTTCGTGCCGGAGCGGATGCGGGCGGCGGCGGCAGGCGGCTTTTCCACCGCGACGGACCTTGCCGACTGGCTGGCGCGCGAGGCGGGCGTGCCCTTCCGGGAAGCGCATCACATCACCGGCCGCGCCGTGAAGGCCGCCGAGGACGCAGGCGTCATGCTGCCCGACCTTCCGCTAGAGACGCTGGCCGCCATCGACGCGCGCATCGACCGGCGCGTCTATGACGTGCTTTCCGTCGAAGCATCGGTGGCGAGCCGCAAGAGCCACGGCGGCACCGCGCCCGATCAGGTGCGCGCACGCATCGCCGAGGCGAAACAACAGTGGGAGAAGCGCTGA
- the lysA gene encoding diaminopimelate decarboxylase — MDHFDYRDGVLHAEDVPLPDLAEAVGTPFYCYSTATIERHFRVFSEALAGVGVEPPLIAYAVKANPNKSVIATLAALGAGADVVSIGELRRAMAGGVPADRIVFSGVGKTREELTEALSLGIFQFNLESEPEAEMLSEVAVALGKTAPVSFRVNPDVDAGTHRKISTGKAENKFGVPISRALDAYALAARLPGLDPLGVAVHIGSQLTQLGPMEAAFARVGELIAELRAAGHDIRRADLGGGLGIPYDRSKAVPPLPSAYGEMVARVTRDWGVRLTFEPGRLIVGNAGVLVSRVIRVKQGETSSFIIVDAAMNDLIRPTLYEAWHDILAVEPREGRIAATIVGPVCETGDTFAEDRPISPVDAGDLIAFMTAGAYGATMASTYNSRPLVPEVVVSKEKWAIVRPRPPVESMIDADLLAPWLADKG, encoded by the coding sequence ATGGACCATTTCGATTACCGCGACGGCGTTCTCCATGCCGAAGACGTGCCGCTCCCGGACCTGGCGGAGGCGGTGGGCACGCCCTTCTATTGCTATTCCACCGCCACGATCGAGCGCCATTTCAGGGTGTTCAGCGAGGCGCTGGCGGGTGTCGGCGTGGAGCCTCCGCTGATCGCCTATGCGGTAAAGGCCAATCCGAACAAGTCGGTGATCGCGACGCTGGCGGCATTGGGGGCAGGCGCGGATGTGGTGTCGATCGGCGAATTGCGCCGCGCGATGGCGGGCGGCGTTCCGGCCGATCGCATCGTCTTTTCGGGCGTCGGCAAGACCCGCGAGGAGCTGACCGAGGCGCTGTCGCTGGGCATCTTCCAGTTCAACCTGGAATCGGAGCCCGAGGCCGAAATGCTTTCCGAAGTGGCGGTGGCGCTGGGCAAGACCGCGCCCGTCTCCTTTCGCGTCAACCCCGATGTCGACGCGGGCACGCACAGGAAGATTTCCACCGGCAAGGCCGAGAACAAGTTCGGCGTTCCGATCAGCCGCGCGCTGGATGCCTATGCGCTCGCCGCCCGGCTTCCGGGGCTGGACCCGCTGGGGGTGGCGGTCCACATCGGAAGCCAGCTTACCCAGCTTGGCCCGATGGAAGCCGCCTTCGCGCGCGTCGGCGAGCTGATCGCCGAGCTTCGCGCCGCCGGGCACGACATACGCCGCGCCGATCTGGGCGGCGGGCTTGGCATTCCCTATGACCGGTCGAAGGCGGTTCCACCGCTTCCTTCCGCCTATGGCGAGATGGTGGCGCGCGTGACGCGGGACTGGGGCGTCCGCCTCACCTTCGAGCCGGGCCGCCTCATCGTGGGCAATGCGGGCGTGCTCGTTTCGCGCGTCATTCGGGTGAAGCAGGGGGAAACATCCAGCTTCATCATCGTTGATGCGGCGATGAACGACCTGATCCGCCCCACGCTCTACGAGGCGTGGCACGACATACTGGCGGTGGAGCCCCGGGAGGGACGGATCGCCGCAACCATCGTCGGCCCGGTCTGCGAGACGGGCGACACCTTTGCCGAGGACAGGCCGATTTCGCCCGTGGACGCGGGCGACCTGATCGCGTTCATGACGGCCGGGGCCTATGGGGCAACCATGGCGTCCACCTATAATTCAAGGCCGCTCGTCCCTGAGGTCGTTGTTTCGAAAGAGAAATGGGCGATTGTCCGTCCGCGCCCGCCGGTCGAGTCGATGATCGACGCCGATCTGCTGGCGCCCTGGCTCGCTGACAAGGGGTAA
- the galU gene encoding UTP--glucose-1-phosphate uridylyltransferase GalU, producing MDFKPVRKAVFPVGGLGTRFLPATKAIPKEMLTVVDKPLIQYAVEEAIEAGIEQIIFVTGRGKSALEDHFDISYELESTMKERGKSLEAIESIRQKPGSPVYVRQQEPLGLGHAVWCAREIVGDEPFAVFLPDELMVGTPGFMKQMCDAYAQVGGNVIGALEVAPDETDKYGIISPGERHGRLVEVTALVEKPARGTAPSNLMIPGRYILQPEVMRVLERQEKGAGGEIQLTDAMAQLIGRQPFHGFTFDGQRHDCGDKAGFIQANIALALARPDIAPSVRSFIARL from the coding sequence ATGGACTTCAAGCCGGTTCGCAAGGCCGTATTCCCGGTGGGTGGCCTTGGCACCCGTTTTCTTCCAGCCACAAAGGCCATTCCGAAGGAAATGCTGACCGTGGTCGACAAGCCGCTCATCCAATATGCGGTGGAAGAAGCGATCGAAGCCGGCATCGAGCAGATCATCTTCGTCACCGGACGCGGCAAGTCGGCGCTCGAGGATCACTTCGACATCTCCTACGAGCTTGAATCGACGATGAAGGAGCGCGGAAAGTCGCTGGAGGCGATCGAGAGCATCCGGCAGAAGCCCGGATCGCCCGTCTATGTCCGCCAGCAGGAGCCGCTTGGCCTTGGCCACGCCGTCTGGTGCGCGCGCGAGATCGTGGGCGACGAGCCTTTCGCCGTCTTCCTGCCCGACGAGTTGATGGTCGGGACGCCGGGCTTCATGAAGCAGATGTGCGATGCCTATGCGCAGGTCGGCGGCAACGTCATTGGCGCGCTGGAAGTGGCCCCGGACGAAACCGACAAATATGGCATCATCTCGCCGGGCGAGCGCCACGGCAGGCTGGTGGAAGTGACCGCGCTGGTCGAAAAACCAGCGCGCGGCACCGCGCCTTCAAATCTGATGATCCCGGGCCGCTACATCCTCCAGCCCGAGGTGATGCGCGTATTGGAGCGGCAGGAAAAGGGCGCGGGCGGCGAAATCCAGCTTACCGACGCAATGGCCCAGCTGATCGGCAGGCAGCCCTTTCACGGCTTCACCTTCGACGGCCAGCGGCATGACTGTGGCGACAAGGCCGGCTTCATCCAGGCGAATATCGCGCTTGCGCTTGCGCGGCCCGACATCGCGCCTTCGGTCCGGTCGTTCATCGCGCGGCTGTAA
- a CDS encoding Rrf2 family transcriptional regulator has translation MLTQRSRYALRALMVMAKAGDSAPVSMNFIAAEANVPRKFLELILTDLRQAGLVVSFRGKMGGFRLARPPHLISFGDIIRTIEGPLALVPCVSRTAYRPCNDCEDEATCAIRRAMMVVRDDTARILDGTSLADAMAEDREAA, from the coding sequence ATGCTTACCCAGCGTTCCCGATATGCCCTGCGCGCCCTCATGGTGATGGCGAAGGCGGGCGATTCCGCCCCGGTTTCGATGAACTTCATCGCCGCCGAAGCCAATGTGCCGCGCAAGTTCCTGGAACTGATCCTCACCGATCTGCGGCAGGCGGGGCTGGTCGTGAGCTTTCGCGGCAAGATGGGCGGTTTCCGGCTGGCGCGGCCGCCGCATCTGATTTCCTTTGGCGACATCATCCGCACGATCGAAGGGCCACTGGCGCTGGTGCCCTGCGTCAGCCGCACCGCCTATCGCCCCTGCAATGACTGCGAGGATGAAGCGACGTGCGCGATCCGCCGTGCGATGATGGTCGTCCGCGACGACACCGCCCGAATCCTCGACGGCACGAGCCTTGCCGATGCGATGGCGGAGGATCGCGAGGCGGCCTGA